One region of Sphingomonas insulae genomic DNA includes:
- a CDS encoding cation diffusion facilitator family transporter, with amino-acid sequence MHDHAAGGHAHDHTAGANARMLGWALALTTAYLVAEVVGAFVFNSLALLSDAAHMLTDVAALVIALMAIRFGQKPADDKRTFGYKRFEILAAAFNALLLFAVAIYVLVEAIQRFRQPEAVQSTGMMIVAAIGLVVNLVSMKLLTSGKDASMNVKGAYLEVWADMIGSIGVIAGAVAIRFTGWTWVDPIVAVGIGLWVLPRTWVLLRDTTNVLLEGVPGGIKLPELRAGIAGLPGVAGVHDLHVWSMSSDDITCTAHVTLAEGADADAVRKAVADTLDRRFGIEHCTIQTEAPAEACEDNHHLHP; translated from the coding sequence ATGCACGACCACGCAGCGGGCGGACACGCCCACGATCATACCGCCGGGGCCAACGCCAGGATGCTGGGGTGGGCGCTGGCGCTGACCACCGCCTATCTCGTCGCCGAAGTCGTCGGCGCGTTCGTCTTCAACAGCCTCGCCCTGCTGTCCGACGCGGCGCACATGCTGACCGACGTCGCCGCGCTAGTGATTGCGCTGATGGCGATCCGGTTCGGCCAGAAGCCGGCCGACGACAAGCGGACGTTCGGTTACAAGAGATTCGAGATCCTCGCCGCGGCCTTTAATGCGCTGCTGCTGTTCGCGGTCGCGATCTACGTGCTGGTGGAGGCCATCCAGCGCTTCCGTCAGCCCGAAGCCGTCCAGTCGACCGGCATGATGATCGTCGCCGCGATCGGGCTCGTGGTGAACCTCGTATCCATGAAGCTGCTGACGTCGGGCAAGGACGCCAGCATGAACGTCAAGGGCGCCTACCTAGAGGTATGGGCGGACATGATCGGCTCGATCGGCGTGATCGCGGGCGCGGTTGCGATCCGCTTCACGGGGTGGACGTGGGTCGATCCGATCGTCGCAGTGGGCATCGGGTTATGGGTACTGCCACGAACCTGGGTGCTGCTCCGTGATACCACCAACGTGCTGCTGGAAGGCGTCCCCGGAGGGATCAAGCTGCCCGAGCTGCGCGCGGGGATCGCCGGGCTTCCCGGCGTCGCCGGGGTTCACGACCTTCACGTCTGGTCGATGTCGTCGGATGACATCACCTGCACCGCGCACGTCACCCTCGCCGAAGGCGCCGATGCCGATGCGGTCAGGAAGGCGGTCGCAGATACGCTCGATCGCCGGTTCGGCATCGAGCATTGCACGATCCAGACCGAGGCACCGGCCGAAGCGTGTGAGGACAATCACCACCTGCACCCTTGA
- a CDS encoding PepSY-associated TM helix domain-containing protein, with protein MIAHRRSAASRARILVRRVHLWLGLSLGLLFAVLGLTGSALVFYTGIDAALHPAVRVGQADPAPDLASPVWDRALATGRARWHDPAGKWTIEVTGEGGTIPARFYPSSGYGHHADRMMVWFSPDGTRIVRAEPWGGYLMSWLYQLHMALLAGDLGGQVVGWSGVAMLVLLVSGIAAWWPRGSWRKAVAFKRDAVPIRRLRDLHKLSGLWSMVLLFVLVATGVLLALPAVTQALLQPAAIPAPKSSDNGGARVRIAQTFAAAHRALPDGRIVFVDMPGANDAPVRVRLQVPGDPHRRFPGSYVFIDQFSGRVLAVHDVRHAGTGTAVASWVRTLHDGTVGGLATRILAVVLGFVPALLFTTGVLHWLRRTKASRSAGSLYLGVTTERF; from the coding sequence ATGATCGCGCACCGGCGATCGGCAGCATCGCGCGCGCGCATTCTGGTGCGCCGCGTCCACCTCTGGCTGGGGCTAAGCCTGGGGCTGCTGTTTGCGGTGCTGGGCCTCACCGGATCGGCGCTGGTGTTCTACACCGGCATCGACGCCGCGCTCCACCCTGCCGTCCGCGTGGGGCAAGCCGATCCTGCACCAGACCTGGCGTCGCCGGTGTGGGACCGCGCGCTGGCAACCGGGCGTGCCCGTTGGCATGATCCGGCCGGCAAATGGACGATCGAAGTGACGGGCGAGGGCGGCACCATTCCGGCGCGCTTTTATCCATCGTCCGGGTACGGCCACCACGCCGATCGGATGATGGTCTGGTTCTCGCCGGACGGCACCCGGATAGTCCGTGCCGAGCCTTGGGGCGGCTATCTGATGAGCTGGCTCTACCAGCTCCACATGGCGCTGCTTGCCGGCGACCTCGGCGGTCAGGTGGTGGGCTGGTCAGGCGTGGCGATGCTGGTGCTGCTGGTCAGCGGCATCGCTGCGTGGTGGCCGCGTGGAAGCTGGCGCAAGGCGGTAGCCTTCAAACGCGACGCCGTACCTATCCGCCGGCTGCGCGACCTGCACAAGCTGTCCGGCCTGTGGAGCATGGTGCTACTATTCGTGCTGGTCGCTACTGGCGTGCTGCTAGCGCTGCCTGCCGTCACGCAGGCCCTCTTGCAGCCCGCGGCTATTCCGGCTCCGAAATCGTCTGACAACGGGGGGGCTCGGGTCCGCATTGCTCAGACGTTCGCAGCCGCGCATCGGGCTTTACCGGATGGTCGGATCGTCTTCGTGGATATGCCCGGTGCTAATGATGCGCCGGTCCGCGTTCGGCTTCAGGTGCCCGGTGATCCCCATCGGCGCTTCCCGGGCAGCTACGTCTTCATCGACCAGTTCTCCGGCCGGGTGCTGGCGGTGCATGATGTCCGCCACGCTGGCACCGGAACGGCCGTGGCGAGCTGGGTCCGCACGCTGCATGACGGGACAGTCGGAGGCTTGGCGACGCGCATCCTGGCGGTGGTGCTGGGCTTCGTTCCCGCGCTGTTGTTCACGACAGGCGTTCTGCATTGGCTGCGCCGTACGAAAGCTTCTCGCTCTGCCGGATCACTCTATCTGGGTGTCACAACCGAACGGTTTTGA
- a CDS encoding TonB-dependent receptor — protein MSRSFFLAGAAAPCLLLAFPTAAQVRGTDTTDDRTDATIVVTGQRDPLKLDDQAQASSRLGLSIRETPASVEVLTQDDLQVRGLRTARETFNDVVGAIAGNVPGNPAVVSLRGFAGNTVSILQDGVRVSASTVVQRDSNNWHYDRVEVLKGPASVLYGEGALAGVINKVTRKPVLGERHLDTLLSVGSFDTVFAAGGVNLPVSPTIAVRADASYQRSDSLYDVDNNDTFSAGLTASALWKPSDRLSLLVAVDHFEDRYDATYQGLPLIPGQYALRPSDAVTSANGLVADRALQRRNYNPQGAYSGADETTVRSRLDWSIGSGWTFALDLTGYTAKRAFLLADSQTFVAPTAAFPNGSFRQTYQDFRHDHQFWNARGVIGNDSRIAGLRNRFSLGVEHNDTDFVSLRQTAPTSALPAVDVRNPAVLPLPTGTAIFTAGNVTFDSKLKQTSVFAEDALNLTPKWLLVGGVRWDHMELDRATIQNVTGAVDRNSPTFDPVSWRAGTTWDVTSGLTLYAQYTTAVSPVSSILLASIANSRFRLTKGRAFEAGFKASAWGGRASVTGAAYRIEQKDILTRDPANPALAVQGGRQSSQGVELSAVVSPVKALRLSGGVSYTDAQYDELSELVSGIRIDRSGNRPINVPSTTVNASALYTIADKVTLGGFLRHASAFYTDTANTIRVAGHSVLDASLSFPVAPQATLTLRGRNLTDDFYGEYSGYPTTNVYIGAPRSFEVALATRF, from the coding sequence ATGTCCCGATCCTTCTTCCTGGCAGGTGCGGCTGCGCCCTGCCTGCTGCTCGCTTTCCCAACCGCCGCACAGGTGCGAGGCACCGACACCACCGATGATCGTACCGATGCGACGATCGTCGTCACCGGCCAGCGCGATCCGCTGAAGCTCGACGATCAGGCGCAGGCGAGCAGCCGCCTTGGCCTGTCGATCCGCGAGACGCCGGCGAGCGTCGAGGTACTGACGCAGGACGACCTTCAGGTTCGCGGTCTGCGCACAGCGCGCGAGACGTTCAACGACGTGGTGGGCGCTATCGCCGGCAACGTGCCGGGCAACCCTGCCGTCGTCAGCTTGCGCGGCTTCGCCGGCAACACCGTATCTATCCTCCAGGACGGCGTGCGGGTGTCGGCATCGACCGTCGTCCAGCGCGACAGCAACAACTGGCACTATGATCGGGTCGAGGTGCTGAAGGGACCGGCGTCGGTTCTCTACGGTGAGGGAGCATTAGCCGGCGTCATCAACAAGGTGACGCGAAAGCCCGTGTTGGGCGAACGCCACCTCGACACGCTGCTGTCGGTCGGGAGCTTCGACACGGTGTTCGCAGCCGGCGGGGTCAACCTGCCGGTCTCCCCCACGATCGCGGTGCGGGCGGATGCCAGTTACCAGCGATCGGACAGTCTCTACGACGTCGATAACAACGACACCTTCTCGGCCGGGCTGACCGCAAGCGCGCTGTGGAAGCCGAGTGATCGCCTTTCGCTGCTCGTCGCGGTCGATCATTTCGAGGATCGCTACGACGCCACCTATCAGGGCCTGCCGCTGATCCCCGGTCAATATGCGCTGCGCCCATCGGATGCCGTGACGAGCGCGAACGGCCTTGTTGCCGATCGCGCGCTGCAACGGCGCAACTACAATCCCCAGGGTGCCTATTCCGGTGCCGACGAGACGACGGTGCGCTCGCGGCTCGACTGGTCGATCGGCAGCGGATGGACCTTCGCGCTCGATCTGACCGGCTACACCGCGAAACGCGCGTTTCTGCTCGCCGACAGCCAGACTTTCGTCGCGCCTACCGCGGCGTTCCCAAACGGCAGCTTTCGCCAGACCTATCAGGACTTCCGCCACGATCATCAGTTCTGGAATGCGCGCGGGGTAATCGGCAATGACAGCCGGATCGCGGGCCTCCGCAACCGCTTCAGCCTCGGCGTCGAACACAACGATACCGATTTCGTCAGCCTGCGTCAGACGGCTCCCACCTCGGCCCTCCCGGCAGTGGACGTGCGCAATCCCGCCGTCCTGCCGCTACCCACCGGGACAGCGATCTTCACCGCCGGCAATGTCACCTTCGACTCCAAGCTGAAGCAGACTTCCGTGTTCGCGGAGGATGCGCTGAACCTGACGCCGAAGTGGCTGCTGGTCGGCGGGGTGCGCTGGGACCATATGGAACTGGACCGCGCGACGATCCAGAATGTCACCGGCGCGGTCGATCGCAACAGCCCGACCTTCGATCCTGTCTCGTGGCGGGCGGGCACGACTTGGGACGTGACATCGGGCCTGACGCTCTACGCGCAATATACGACCGCGGTATCGCCGGTGTCCTCGATCCTGCTGGCGTCGATCGCCAACAGCCGGTTCCGGCTAACCAAGGGCCGTGCCTTCGAGGCCGGGTTCAAGGCGAGCGCCTGGGGCGGGCGAGCGAGCGTCACCGGCGCGGCTTACCGGATCGAACAGAAGGACATCCTGACGCGCGACCCAGCCAACCCGGCGCTGGCCGTCCAGGGCGGGCGGCAATCCTCGCAAGGCGTCGAGCTGTCCGCGGTCGTCTCTCCTGTGAAGGCGCTGCGCCTGTCGGGCGGCGTGTCCTACACCGACGCGCAATATGACGAGCTATCCGAACTGGTGAGTGGCATCCGGATCGATCGTAGCGGCAACCGCCCGATCAACGTGCCCTCGACTACGGTCAACGCCTCAGCGCTCTACACGATCGCCGACAAGGTGACGCTGGGCGGCTTTCTGCGACACGCCAGCGCCTTCTACACCGACACGGCCAATACCATCCGCGTCGCCGGGCATAGTGTGCTGGATGCCAGCCTCTCGTTCCCGGTTGCGCCGCAAGCGACCCTGACGCTGCGGGGCCGGAACCTGACAGATGACTTCTACGGCGAATATTCCGGCTACCCGACCACCAACGTCTATATCGGCGCGCCACGCTCGTTCGAGGTGGCGCTGGCGACGCGGTTCTGA